A region of Candidatus Desulfarcum epimagneticum DNA encodes the following proteins:
- a CDS encoding hypothetical protein (Evidence 5 : Unknown function), with product MIFCPGAVMMSDIKIFGIGLSRTGTTSCHCLMSRFGFSAVHYPSSFREIHDHVFSNDSPVSGRFEELDRLYPHSLFIYSTREVEKWAQSCLKLFSSEKRLRSILSFSKDQKKWYDYGDMNLYGRDLAGMKDIGRDELKTAYHRHEERVSRYFENKKARLLTIDFTDRASLPLSSLVRFLEKNGVMGMPHVNKGRDGYMSPYLKTGMARDTIS from the coding sequence ATGATTTTCTGTCCGGGCGCCGTTATGATGAGTGATATCAAAATATTCGGAATCGGACTTTCAAGGACAGGCACCACCAGCTGCCACTGCCTGATGAGTCGTTTCGGATTTTCAGCGGTTCATTATCCCTCGTCTTTCCGGGAGATCCATGACCATGTCTTTTCAAACGATTCCCCGGTGAGCGGCAGATTCGAGGAGCTGGACAGACTCTACCCCCATTCCCTGTTTATCTATTCGACCCGGGAAGTGGAAAAATGGGCCCAGTCCTGTCTGAAACTGTTTTCCTCCGAAAAAAGACTCCGATCGATCCTGTCTTTTTCAAAAGATCAGAAAAAATGGTATGATTACGGAGATATGAACCTCTACGGGCGCGACCTGGCGGGGATGAAAGATATTGGCCGCGATGAATTAAAAACGGCTTATCACCGTCATGAAGAGCGGGTGAGCCGCTATTTTGAAAACAAAAAAGCCCGTCTCCTTACAATCGATTTTACGGACAGGGCTTCGCTGCCCTTAAGCTCTCTTGTGAGATTTCTGGAAAAAAACGGGGTGATGGGAATGCCCCATGTCAACAAAGGCCGGGATGGTTACATGTCTCCTTATCTCAAAACCGGCATGGCCCGGGATACTATTTCATGA
- the bipA gene encoding GTP-binding protein (Evidence 2a : Function from experimental evidences in other organisms; PubMedId : 7783627, 9298646, 9622352, 9642082; Product type f : factor) — protein sequence METPPLEKHRKKIMKRQDIRNIAIIAHVDHGKTTLVDWMLKQSGIFKSHEKAPDRVMDNIDLEQEKGITIMAKNTGVTYRGVKINIVDTPGHADFGGEVERTLKMADGVLLLVDASEGPLPQTRFVLQKALELDLARIVVINKIDRPDARISEVLDEIYDLFIDLDATEDQIDFPVIYTNAKKGIAKREMEDDSRDLRPLMDLILDTVPPPEGDPEGPLQILMTHIDYNDYVGRLAIGRIFSGSVKAGQAASIAGKDGAATPTKINIIYTFEGLERKESDSASMGEIVSLAGLEAVNIGDTVTDAERPMPLPRIKVDEPTISMMFSVNTSPFAGQEGRYVTSRKLRERLEKELLYNVSIKVDFSGTDSFRVMGRGELQLAILIEMMRREGYELSVSMPETIVKEINGVLHEPMERVMVDAPEEFTGVVSRQLGMRKARMINMRNNGRGRARLEFRMPSRGLIGFRSQFLTDTRGTGLLNHIFDGYEPWQGPMTKRNTGALVSDRKGKSTGYAIFHLQPRGVIFIRPGAPVYDGMIIGENARKNDLRVNVTKEKKLTNIRASGTDDALLLVPPKELDLEKSLEFIKEDEIVEATPQSIRLRKKPSA from the coding sequence ATGGAAACGCCCCCGCTCGAAAAGCATCGGAAAAAAATTATGAAACGTCAAGACATTCGAAACATCGCCATCATCGCCCATGTGGATCACGGCAAGACCACCCTGGTGGACTGGATGCTCAAGCAGTCCGGGATTTTTAAAAGCCACGAAAAGGCCCCGGACAGGGTCATGGACAATATCGACCTGGAGCAGGAAAAGGGCATCACCATCATGGCCAAAAACACGGGCGTGACTTACCGGGGGGTCAAGATCAACATTGTGGACACCCCGGGCCACGCCGATTTCGGGGGCGAGGTGGAGCGGACCCTGAAAATGGCCGACGGGGTTCTTCTGCTGGTGGACGCGTCCGAGGGGCCTTTGCCCCAGACCCGGTTTGTGCTCCAGAAGGCCCTGGAGCTGGATCTGGCCCGGATTGTGGTCATCAACAAGATCGACCGGCCGGACGCCCGGATTTCCGAGGTCCTGGACGAGATTTACGATCTGTTCATCGATCTGGACGCCACCGAGGATCAGATCGATTTCCCCGTGATTTACACCAACGCCAAAAAAGGAATCGCAAAACGGGAAATGGAGGACGACTCCCGGGACCTGCGCCCGCTGATGGATCTGATTCTGGACACGGTTCCCCCGCCCGAGGGGGACCCGGAAGGGCCGCTTCAGATTCTTATGACCCATATTGATTACAACGACTACGTGGGAAGGCTGGCCATCGGACGGATTTTTTCGGGCAGTGTCAAAGCGGGACAGGCCGCCTCAATCGCGGGAAAAGACGGGGCCGCGACCCCGACCAAAATCAATATCATTTACACCTTTGAGGGGCTGGAAAGAAAGGAGTCGGATTCGGCGTCCATGGGCGAGATCGTGTCGCTGGCGGGGCTGGAGGCCGTCAACATCGGCGACACCGTGACCGACGCGGAGCGCCCCATGCCCCTGCCCAGAATCAAGGTGGACGAGCCCACCATCTCCATGATGTTTTCCGTCAACACGTCCCCCTTTGCGGGACAGGAGGGCCGATACGTCACTTCCCGGAAATTGAGAGAGCGCCTGGAAAAGGAGCTTCTTTACAATGTGTCCATCAAAGTGGATTTTTCCGGAACCGATTCCTTCCGGGTCATGGGCAGGGGGGAGTTGCAGCTGGCCATACTCATCGAAATGATGCGCCGGGAGGGATACGAGCTTTCCGTGTCCATGCCCGAGACCATCGTCAAGGAAATCAACGGCGTTTTGCATGAGCCCATGGAGCGGGTCATGGTGGACGCGCCCGAGGAGTTCACCGGCGTGGTGAGCCGTCAGCTGGGCATGCGCAAGGCCCGGATGATCAATATGCGGAACAACGGCCGGGGAAGGGCCCGGCTGGAATTCCGGATGCCTTCCCGGGGGCTCATCGGGTTCAGGTCCCAGTTTTTGACCGACACCCGGGGGACCGGGCTTTTGAATCATATTTTTGACGGATATGAGCCCTGGCAGGGGCCCATGACCAAGAGAAACACCGGCGCCCTGGTTTCGGACCGGAAAGGAAAATCCACCGGGTACGCCATTTTTCATCTTCAGCCCAGGGGCGTGATTTTCATCCGGCCCGGCGCCCCGGTCTATGACGGAATGATTATCGGGGAAAACGCCCGGAAAAATGACCTGCGCGTGAATGTGACCAAGGAAAAAAAACTCACCAATATCCGGGCCTCCGGGACCGACGACGCCCTTTTGCTGGTTCCGCCCAAAGAGCTGGATCTGGAGAAGTCGCTGGAGTTTATCAAGGAAGATGAGATTGTGGAGGCGACCCCTCAATCCATCCGGCTCCGGAAAAAACCGTCGGCGTGA
- a CDS encoding conserved hypothetical protein (Evidence 4 : Unknown function but conserved in other organisms), which yields MKKHCFCFVCQKGMIEIQAVLLALSLSRHVRCPYEMVVGIPPDRPGKPVMEILEELKAKMADIKTPVKNYHYGNKFPLFIKSPGLSEADCYVFLDSDILCLREFYGIKNMKSHDIGVRMAGCGDFHNKKQTNQDLIMNPAVWEPIYRSFGLPVPNERWVEPKTKKPTLPYFNAGFIAVKKGSRFPEKWLEAALKIEQDKNIDPVYKRPWLDQIAMSIAIRLLKLRCQAMGSEYNSYSKEHGKAIFFHYHRFENMLRIPRAVSLARDILTGRPRLVEMIRGIRETSGSTASKKTLNDLQGLENLLH from the coding sequence ATGAAAAAACACTGTTTTTGTTTTGTCTGCCAAAAGGGAATGATAGAGATTCAGGCCGTTTTGCTGGCTCTTTCCCTGTCAAGACATGTCCGATGCCCTTATGAGATGGTGGTCGGCATCCCGCCGGACAGGCCGGGAAAACCCGTCATGGAGATTCTCGAAGAGCTGAAGGCCAAAATGGCTGATATAAAGACGCCTGTAAAAAATTACCATTATGGAAATAAATTTCCTTTGTTTATAAAAAGCCCCGGCCTGTCCGAGGCGGACTGTTATGTCTTTCTGGACAGCGATATATTATGCCTTCGGGAGTTTTATGGAATAAAGAACATGAAAAGCCATGATATCGGGGTCAGAATGGCGGGCTGCGGCGACTTCCATAATAAAAAACAGACAAACCAGGACTTGATCATGAACCCGGCCGTCTGGGAGCCGATTTACCGAAGCTTCGGCCTGCCCGTCCCGAATGAGAGATGGGTTGAGCCCAAAACAAAAAAACCCACACTCCCTTATTTCAACGCCGGATTTATAGCCGTGAAAAAAGGGAGCCGTTTCCCTGAAAAATGGCTGGAGGCGGCGCTTAAGATCGAACAGGATAAAAATATAGACCCGGTTTATAAACGACCATGGCTGGACCAAATCGCCATGTCCATCGCCATCAGGCTGTTGAAATTGAGATGTCAGGCGATGGGAAGCGAATATAACTCGTATTCGAAAGAACATGGAAAGGCGATTTTTTTTCATTACCACAGGTTTGAAAATATGTTGAGGATTCCCCGGGCGGTCTCTTTGGCAAGGGACATATTAACCGGGCGCCCCCGACTGGTCGAGATGATCCGGGGAATCCGCGAGACGTCGGGATCGACAGCGTCGAAAAAAACGCTTAACGATCTTCAAGGGCTTGAAAATTTATTGCATTAA
- a CDS encoding conserved hypothetical protein (Evidence 4 : Unknown function but conserved in other organisms) has product MTRETLINPPKIRKKLDVFRKITGRWRVLPDFVIIGAQRSGTTTLYENLISHPDVAPAIRKEVQFFSKNFSNKESWYRSHFPLSATRFVKQKALRRQWMTGEASPYYIFHPYTPERFHALNPGARLILILRNPVDRAYSSYWMQRRRGSETLPFREAIKAEPERMRKGIGKLKARPNELSFEHSWFSYIGRGVYADQLAVWLKYFPRHQILIIRSEDLFEKPDDVFSGIFSFLGLPAYRLPVIKEHHRKKYPAMSEETRRALSEYFRPHNKRLYEMLGRDFGWGLSCAKTPGGINAETV; this is encoded by the coding sequence ATGACAAGAGAAACTCTGATAAATCCGCCTAAAATACGAAAAAAGCTCGACGTTTTCAGGAAAATCACGGGCCGCTGGCGCGTTTTGCCCGACTTCGTCATTATCGGCGCCCAACGCTCAGGCACCACGACGCTTTATGAAAACCTGATCTCGCATCCCGATGTGGCGCCCGCCATACGAAAAGAAGTCCAATTTTTCAGCAAAAATTTTTCCAATAAAGAATCATGGTACAGAAGTCATTTCCCCCTTTCCGCGACCCGATTTGTCAAACAAAAAGCGCTTCGGCGCCAGTGGATGACGGGAGAGGCGTCTCCTTACTATATCTTTCATCCTTACACGCCGGAGCGTTTTCACGCGCTTAATCCGGGGGCCAGGCTTATTCTCATTCTGCGAAACCCTGTGGATCGCGCTTATTCAAGCTATTGGATGCAAAGGCGGCGCGGATCGGAAACCCTTCCTTTCCGGGAAGCGATAAAAGCCGAGCCGGAACGAATGCGCAAAGGAATCGGGAAACTCAAGGCCCGGCCGAATGAGCTGTCTTTTGAGCATTCGTGGTTTTCATATATTGGAAGAGGCGTCTACGCGGACCAGCTGGCCGTTTGGCTGAAATACTTTCCGCGTCATCAGATCCTGATTATACGAAGCGAGGATCTTTTCGAAAAACCGGATGATGTTTTCTCCGGAATTTTTTCCTTTTTGGGTCTGCCGGCATACAGACTGCCTGTGATCAAGGAGCATCATCGAAAAAAATATCCGGCCATGTCCGAAGAAACGAGACGCGCTCTGTCTGAATATTTCCGGCCACATAACAAGCGGCTTTATGAAATGCTCGGCCGTGATTTCGGATGGGGCTTAAGCTGTGCGAAAACACCGGGGGGTATAAATGCTGAAACCGTTTGA
- a CDS encoding conserved hypothetical protein (Evidence 4 : Unknown function but conserved in other organisms), with the protein MIINTFDIDGVIFQGEYDGVYPGKNDIIVTGRSHEERAETEAMLAGKGIKNRVIFNPLPFDLKSRETSGRHKGNAIKKLREEGHTVRIHFEDDEIQAREINRIVPGIRVVLLANTPVPKENVRHET; encoded by the coding sequence TTGATCATCAATACTTTTGACATAGACGGAGTGATATTCCAGGGCGAGTATGACGGCGTTTACCCCGGGAAAAACGACATCATTGTCACGGGTCGCTCCCATGAGGAGAGAGCGGAAACCGAAGCCATGCTCGCCGGCAAGGGAATAAAAAACCGAGTGATATTCAATCCCCTTCCCTTTGACCTCAAATCCAGGGAGACTTCCGGACGGCATAAGGGAAACGCCATCAAAAAATTACGGGAAGAAGGCCACACCGTCCGCATACACTTCGAGGATGACGAAATACAGGCGCGGGAAATCAACCGGATAGTCCCCGGCATCCGAGTGGTATTGCTGGCCAACACCCCTGTGCCGAAAGAAAATGTCAGACATGAAACATAA
- a CDS encoding conserved hypothetical protein (Evidence 4 : Unknown function but conserved in other organisms), producing MPRMKMPRRVQGPPTVGAFFPEEHPPWGMDEIILPVEGLEAIRLCDFEGFDQQAAAERMEISRPTMGRVLADARGIVAEALVMGKRLVIKGGNYEIATRRRGPRHFRGSRDRNL from the coding sequence ATGCCAAGAATGAAAATGCCAAGACGCGTGCAGGGGCCCCCCACAGTGGGCGCCTTTTTCCCGGAAGAGCATCCCCCATGGGGAATGGATGAAATCATCCTGCCGGTTGAAGGATTGGAAGCGATCAGACTGTGTGATTTCGAAGGGTTTGACCAGCAGGCGGCCGCGGAGCGAATGGAGATTTCCCGGCCCACCATGGGCCGGGTGTTGGCCGATGCCCGGGGAATTGTGGCGGAGGCCCTGGTGATGGGAAAGCGGCTTGTTATTAAAGGCGGGAATTATGAAATAGCCACAAGGCGACGAGGCCCCCGTCATTTCAGGGGAAGTCGGGACCGGAATCTATAA
- the ino gene encoding Inositol-3-phosphate synthase — protein MSKSKIRVAVVGVGNCSKSLIEGVALYAKTGQTHGLAFADIGGYKAKNIEFVLAYDVDPRKVGKPLAEAIFAKPNCAMNFGAPENDLNAVCRGAMVKRGALYDGVAPHMSRYPKDSAFRIGEDADPVKKDIVEDLKKFQVDVLVNYLPVGSQSAAEFYVECCLEAKTPFVNCIPVFIVSDGHWEKKIKEAGILAIGDDIRSQLGASVISQALQELFLNRGLQVRFHKQTNDGGNTDFLNMLDDSRVKSKKISKENVIRSQNDIRGIPVPKNGIYAGPASYIPFQGDNKVANFRIEATGFGGAPVIFDARLSVQDSPNSAGVVIDAVRYLQVGKELGLVGSLRGPSAATQKTPPEQMMIQDAYMECRALANRRLTDSVKKNNMV, from the coding sequence ATGTCAAAATCTAAAATACGAGTGGCGGTTGTCGGCGTCGGCAACTGCTCCAAATCTTTGATAGAAGGCGTCGCTCTTTATGCCAAAACCGGGCAAACCCACGGGCTGGCTTTCGCCGACATCGGCGGATACAAGGCGAAAAACATCGAGTTTGTTCTCGCCTATGATGTGGATCCCAGAAAAGTCGGCAAACCATTGGCCGAAGCGATTTTCGCCAAGCCGAACTGCGCCATGAACTTCGGGGCGCCCGAAAATGATCTTAATGCCGTCTGTCGCGGCGCTATGGTTAAAAGAGGCGCTCTTTATGATGGCGTGGCGCCGCATATGTCGCGATATCCGAAAGACTCGGCGTTCAGGATTGGTGAAGACGCCGATCCGGTCAAAAAAGATATCGTGGAGGATTTGAAAAAATTCCAGGTCGATGTTCTTGTCAATTATCTGCCGGTCGGCTCTCAGTCCGCCGCTGAATTTTATGTCGAATGCTGCCTGGAAGCAAAAACGCCTTTTGTAAACTGTATTCCCGTCTTCATCGTTTCGGATGGTCATTGGGAAAAAAAAATAAAGGAAGCCGGCATCCTCGCCATTGGAGACGACATCAGGTCGCAATTGGGCGCGTCGGTGATTTCACAGGCGCTGCAGGAGCTGTTTTTAAACAGGGGGCTTCAGGTTCGTTTCCACAAACAGACCAACGATGGCGGAAACACTGATTTTTTAAACATGCTGGATGACTCCAGGGTGAAATCCAAAAAAATTTCAAAAGAAAATGTCATCCGATCACAAAATGACATTCGCGGCATTCCAGTTCCAAAAAATGGGATATATGCCGGCCCGGCGTCTTATATCCCGTTCCAGGGCGACAACAAGGTCGCCAATTTCAGAATAGAAGCGACGGGGTTTGGCGGCGCCCCGGTGATTTTTGACGCCAGGCTCAGCGTGCAGGATTCTCCAAATTCGGCGGGAGTCGTCATCGACGCCGTCCGATATCTGCAAGTCGGAAAGGAACTGGGGCTTGTGGGCTCGCTCAGGGGACCTTCGGCGGCGACCCAGAAGACCCCGCCGGAGCAGATGATGATCCAGGACGCATACATGGAGTGCCGGGCGCTTGCGAACAGACGGCTTACGGATTCAGTTAAAAAAAACAACATGGTTTAA
- a CDS encoding conserved hypothetical protein (Evidence 4 : Unknown function but conserved in other organisms): MLKPFDGIHFFLMFIGCPYSGHSLIGSLLDAHPHMIIAHEYNLLAKLEKSGGDNAVEDVFRGLYKNSRSHKGKRIQTGYDYTVPHQFQGAHRDPLRVIGDKKGGDTTLKFIENHGAALKIFDAFKAKIKIPVKLIHVTRNPYDNISAMALHAYAKRKKTNYSQLPFDPDNPLRDRGLLNEKTDRYFQHAKKNMDLLKSGMGDGYTLRSENFIKNPEKELKKICSFLGQPADEGYLEDCASIVYDKPHKSRFRVRWTQEMIKKTALCIEEYDFLSGRRYDE; the protein is encoded by the coding sequence ATGCTGAAACCGTTTGACGGCATACATTTTTTTTTGATGTTCATCGGATGCCCTTACAGCGGTCACAGTTTGATAGGATCTTTGCTCGACGCCCATCCCCACATGATTATCGCCCATGAATACAATCTTCTTGCAAAGCTCGAAAAGTCCGGCGGAGACAATGCTGTCGAGGATGTGTTCCGGGGGCTTTATAAGAACAGCCGAAGCCATAAGGGAAAAAGAATTCAAACCGGCTATGACTATACCGTTCCCCATCAGTTCCAGGGCGCCCACCGGGATCCGCTGCGGGTCATAGGCGATAAAAAGGGCGGGGACACCACATTGAAGTTTATCGAAAATCATGGGGCGGCGCTCAAAATTTTTGACGCGTTCAAGGCGAAAATAAAGATTCCCGTCAAGCTGATCCATGTGACGAGGAATCCCTATGACAATATTTCCGCCATGGCCCTGCACGCTTACGCCAAAAGGAAAAAAACGAATTACTCCCAATTGCCGTTCGACCCGGACAATCCATTAAGAGACCGGGGGCTTTTAAACGAAAAAACGGATCGTTATTTTCAACACGCGAAAAAAAACATGGATCTGCTGAAATCCGGAATGGGGGACGGCTATACCCTTCGTTCTGAAAATTTTATCAAAAATCCGGAAAAAGAATTAAAAAAAATATGCTCTTTTTTGGGGCAGCCCGCGGATGAGGGATACCTGGAAGACTGCGCGTCCATCGTATATGACAAACCCCATAAAAGCCGGTTCAGGGTCCGATGGACCCAGGAAATGATTAAAAAAACGGCTCTTTGCATAGAAGAATATGATTTTCTGTCCGGGCGCCGTTATGATGAGTGA
- a CDS encoding conserved hypothetical protein (Evidence 4 : Unknown function but conserved in other organisms): protein MGSFIKSFLGETAGIAVSSGIFLVKKILNKKGIHTNIQYLIGSVLDHNNENKSLPEEVIRQAKAIEKIFKDRHVFPDRIAIDGLPGSGKSSLAAALAKRMDMEVVCLDHQDMEERFSFEKAPAIYEHHRLLRTQDMDRFDVMIYIDQPVEKAKQNILKRQRGAYLVDIMNFELMKKIGKKAFSLADGQVISVDHSFVRIKIRPDNGYRDMANLDSELSAKAAGDSAGEVLNKEQRIFLLTEGRARKGFLSYVNPRAYERELLSALIVGVDSASKKKKLRG, encoded by the coding sequence ATGGGCAGCTTCATCAAGTCGTTTCTGGGAGAAACGGCCGGCATCGCTGTTTCATCGGGAATATTTCTGGTGAAAAAAATTTTGAACAAAAAGGGGATCCACACAAACATTCAATATCTCATTGGCTCTGTCCTGGATCATAACAATGAAAACAAGTCTTTGCCGGAGGAAGTCATCCGGCAGGCGAAAGCCATAGAGAAAATATTTAAAGACCGGCATGTTTTTCCTGACAGAATCGCCATAGACGGTCTTCCCGGAAGCGGCAAAAGCTCTCTGGCCGCCGCCCTGGCGAAAAGAATGGACATGGAAGTGGTTTGTCTGGATCATCAAGACATGGAGGAGCGGTTTTCCTTTGAGAAAGCCCCGGCGATCTATGAGCATCATCGTCTGCTGCGCACCCAGGATATGGATCGCTTTGACGTGATGATTTATATCGATCAGCCGGTGGAAAAGGCAAAACAAAATATTTTAAAACGCCAAAGAGGGGCCTACCTGGTGGATATAATGAATTTTGAGTTGATGAAAAAAATCGGGAAAAAGGCCTTCTCCCTTGCCGATGGCCAGGTGATTTCTGTTGATCACAGCTTTGTCAGAATCAAAATAAGGCCGGACAATGGGTATCGTGACATGGCGAATCTGGACAGTGAATTAAGCGCCAAGGCCGCTGGGGATTCCGCCGGGGAGGTTTTGAACAAGGAGCAGCGGATTTTTCTGCTCACGGAAGGCCGCGCGAGGAAAGGTTTTCTGTCTTATGTCAATCCCCGGGCTTATGAGAGAGAATTGCTTTCGGCGCTGATTGTCGGTGTGGACAGCGCGTCCAAAAAGAAAAAGCTCCGGGGATGA
- the cysC gene encoding adenosine 5'-phosphosulfate kinase (Evidence 2a : Function from experimental evidences in other organisms; PubMedId : 1316900, 1332767, 2549047, 2828368; Product type e : enzyme) produces MLTHSDNTVWFDGYITRSEREISRGHAGCAIWITGLSAAGKSTIAKSLEKILHDNKCMTYVLDGDNVRRGLCGDLGFSRQDRSENIRRIGETAKLFVDAGIIVIAAFISPYRKDREKIRDSIGKEDFIEVFADCPVEVCRERDPKNIYKKAENGAIKNLTGVNARYEKPEDPEIYLETHKLSISESVMEITHYLSMKEYTENLR; encoded by the coding sequence ATGCTGACGCATAGCGACAATACGGTGTGGTTTGACGGATATATCACGCGCAGTGAACGCGAAATCTCCCGGGGGCACGCGGGATGCGCCATCTGGATAACGGGGCTCTCGGCCGCGGGCAAATCGACTATAGCAAAATCATTGGAAAAAATTTTGCATGACAATAAATGCATGACATATGTTTTGGACGGAGACAATGTCCGGCGCGGATTATGCGGTGATTTGGGATTTTCCAGACAAGACCGCTCTGAAAATATCAGACGGATAGGCGAGACGGCAAAACTGTTTGTCGACGCGGGAATTATCGTCATCGCCGCGTTTATTTCACCTTATAGAAAAGACAGGGAGAAGATACGCGATTCGATCGGCAAAGAAGATTTCATCGAAGTTTTTGCGGATTGCCCCGTCGAAGTTTGCAGAGAAAGAGACCCGAAAAATATTTACAAAAAGGCGGAGAACGGCGCCATCAAAAATCTCACCGGCGTGAACGCCCGCTATGAAAAACCGGAAGATCCCGAAATTTACTTAGAAACTCATAAGCTCTCCATATCCGAGTCGGTCATGGAGATCACACATTACTTGTCGATGAAAGAATATACCGAAAATTTGCGATGA